Proteins co-encoded in one Xiphophorus hellerii strain 12219 chromosome 10, Xiphophorus_hellerii-4.1, whole genome shotgun sequence genomic window:
- the gnptg gene encoding N-acetylglucosamine-1-phosphotransferase subunit gamma, protein MWSLNSTIYVLLRTWLVCVSLFFSLGLAGKMKIVEEPNTFGLNNPFMAQGNRLQPKVSPAPVSGPAHLHHLAGKCFSLIESMYKYEFCPFHNVTQHEQSFRWNAYSGILGIWQEWEMTNNTFTGMWMRDGDTCGTRNRETKVVLVCSNSSKLVQVSEPSTCVYSLTFETPLVCHPHSLLVYPTLNEKLQKEWDEVEQARYDGLITEQGYNNLLKDVFEDAGLLKSNKVMETVAEAETRSEKHNSLQKCQEDYQKQNEEIARLRALLTLNNIPFESQQNEEKGATTALATDQHLRGDTGLFDQL, encoded by the exons ATGTGGAGTTTAAATAGCACAATATATGTTTTATTGAGGACATGGCTTGTTTGTGTTTCGCTTTTCT tcaGCCTCGGACTGGCTGGGAAAATGAAGATTGTGGAGGAGCCAAACACGTTCGG cCTGAACAACCCGTTCATGGCGCAGGGAAATAGGCTGCAGCCCAAAGTCTCTCCAGCGCCCGTGTCTG GCCCGGCGCATCTACATCATCTTGCAGGAAAGTGCTTCAGTCTCATAGAATCGAT GTATAAATACGAGTTCTGTCCCTTCCACAACGTGACTCAGCACGAGCAGTCATTCAGGTGGAACGCCTACAGCGGCATATTGGG GATCTGGCAGGAGTGGGAAATGACCAACAATACTTTTACAGGCATGTGGATGAGAGACGGCGACACATGTGGAaccagaaacagagaaacaaag GTGGTTCTGGtttgcagcaacagcagcaaactGGTCCAGGTGTCGGAGCCCAGCACCTGCGTTTACTCGCTGACCTTTGAGACACCGCTCGTCTGCCATCCACACTCGCTGCTGG TGTACCCCACCCTGAATGAGAAGCTGCAGAAGGAATGGGACGAGGTGGAGCAGGCTCGCTACGACGGCCTTATTACTGAGCAG GGATACAACAACCTTCTGAAAGACGTTTTTGAGGATGCTGGACTCCTGAAGAGCAACAAAGTGATGGAGACTGTTGCAGAGGCTGAAACAcgttcagaaaaacacaactcCTTACAGAAATGCCAAGAA GATTATCAAAAGCAGAATGAAGAGATAGCGAGGCTGCGGGCTCTCCTGACCCTGAATAATATTCCCTTTGAGTCACAGCAAA ATGAGGAGAAAGGTGCAACGACAGCGCTGGCTACAGATCAACACCTGAGAGGAGACACCGGCCTTTTTGACCAGCTGTGA
- the chlsn gene encoding protein cholesin produces the protein MAKDKSLKKNPPKGKKSSFNEGEEAMETQTKKKRKHVEVEDSPVQIPDEKTSKKDKNHKKKKKATREADLDRVELPEEDGDPEGPLTPEEKRVLERKLKKIRKKEEKKKLKESGPADPKTAEPGPSASKQALDYLTCWAESRSAWKFQKIRQTWLLQHMYDSEKVPDDTFVVLLQYLEGMFGRAKETTVQKALALVEESGKAPQDASVQQRAQRAREVIQLLS, from the exons ATGGCAAAGGACaagtctttgaaaaaaaatccccccaagGGAAAGAAATCCAGCTTTAATGAGGGAGAAGAAGCCATGGAAACTCAAACcaagaagaagagaaaacacGTGGAAGTAGAG GACTCTCCAGTTCAGATTCCAGATGAGAAAACGagcaaaaaggacaaaaatcacaagaagaagaagaaggcaacAAGAGAAGCTGACTTGGATCGAGTTGAG CTTCCTGAGGAAGACGGGGATCCCGAAGGACCTTTGACCCCTGAAGAGAAACGGGTTCTGGAAAGGAAGCTGAAGAAGATCCGgaaaaaggaggagaagaagaagctgaaggAATCCGGACCGGCCGACCCAAAAACCGCAGAACCCGGACCGAGCGCATCCAAGCAGGCCTTGGACTACCTCACATG CTGGGCGGAAAGCCGTTCAGCCTGGAAGTTTCAGAAGATCCGACAGACCTGGTTACTGCAGCACATGTACGACTCCGAGAAG GTTCCAGACGATACATTTGTGGTTCTGCTTCAGTATCTGGAGGGAATGTTTGGACGAGCGAAGGAAACGACGGTCCAGAAGGCCTTGGCGCTGGTGGAGGAATCCGGGAAGGCGCCGCAGGACGCGTctgtccagcagagggcgcagCGGGCCAGAGAAGTCATCCAGCTCCTCTCCTGA
- the LOC116726750 gene encoding uncharacterized protein LOC116726750 yields the protein MRSENMSDPTTDSYPTSSTFSSTFSSTAALASSSGTTNTYVHDITAADGLTSRTNQVYSAVALLGFCAGCFVVFSFVQTFRAQRRLAWLDCLLWVFCGLQLLLLLLSLHIVAHRPKYMPNSPLGCAALSFAVNAASLCGILVLVLMAFVLTLDPPFNAPLRKPTVCAALVLLASAAVSLLLAGLRGLPPGQDCVMDPAPAGVAYAAAKFSLAVLVPYSLQVGLLVSGCVRQWRSKGRFLSGSEEGPVFLTVTLLVFLCQLFHCAALLRAAGLVQNGQESRLERAFLTVAECVLFSGSSGSMVLVLLLHRPSRESLQGALRQLRDCCRRPGRAQPNRNIIAPHIEITDTLQDLES from the exons ATGAGGAGCGAAAACATG TCTGACCCGACCACCGACTCCTACCCGACCAGCTCCACCTTCAGCTCCACCTTCAGCTCCACCGCCGCCCTCGCCTCCAGCTCAGGAACCACCAACACCTACGTCCATGACATCACGGCCGCCGACGGCCTGACCTCCAGAACCAACCAGGTCTACAGCGCCGTGGCCCTGCTGGGTTTCTGCGCCGGCTGCTTCGTCGTCTTCAGCTTCGTCCAGACCTTCCGGGCCCAGCGGCGGCTGGCCTGGCTCGACTGCCTCCTCTGGGTCTTCTGCggcctccagctgctgctgctgctcctgtcGCTCCACATCGTGGCGCACCGACCCAAATACATGCCGAACTCACCGCTGGGCTGCGCCGCGCTCTCCTTCGCCGTCAACGCCGCGTCTCTCTGCGGCATTTTGGTCTTGGTGCTGATGGCGTTCGTCCTCACCCTGGACCCGCCGTTCAACGCGCCGCTGCGGAAGCCGACGGTCTGCGCGGCGCTGGTGCTGCTGGCCTCGGCGGCGGTGAGCCTGCTGCTGGCAGGGCTTCGGGGCCTGCCGCCGGGGCAGGACTGCGTCATGGATCCGGCCCCGGCTGGGGTCGCATACGCAGCGGCGAAGTTTTCTCTGGCGGTTCTGGTTCCCTACTCCCTGCAGGTTGGACTTCTGGTCAGCGGCTGCGTCCGCCAGTGGCGATCCAAAGGCCGCTTCCTGTCGGGCTCGGAGGAGGGTCCGGTCTTTCTGACCGTCACGTTGCTGGTGTTCCTCTGCCAGCTGTTCCACTGCGCGGCGCTGCTGCGGGCGGCCGGGCTGGTCCAGAACGGCCAGGAGAGCCGCCTGGAGCGGGCCTTTCTGACCGTGGCGGAGTGCGTCCTGTTCTCCGGCAGCAGCGGCAGCATggtgctggtgctgctgctgcaccgGCCCAGCCGGGAgagcctgcagggggcgctgcggCAGCTGCGGGACTGCTGCCGGAGGCCCGGCCGCGCTCAGCCCAACAGGAACATCATAGCGCCGCACATCGAGATCACAGACACGCTGCAGGACTTGGAGTCATAG
- the LOC116726749 gene encoding G-protein coupled estrogen receptor 1-like yields the protein MKPDMDINMFTDPRAGENLTVPPNLPQQASENIEHYLINLFLSGFYTLILFPVGLVGNFLILVVNLAHWGRLSAPDLYFANLAAADLILVADSLIEVFNLKKGYYDNAGLCTFMNLFQQVNLYSSVFFLTWMSIDRFLALTRIAAGGCTAHACRSCCLIWAFAVLLTLLPFAVAQVQHYSELNFCFANVSQVQWLEVTLGFLLPLCILAVCYWRIAQVLQRSQRQRCYLQQQPHRQRALRMIAAAVLVFFICWLPVNVFISVHLLSGADAVGANTAGANTLWELYPLTGHAVRLAAFSNSCLNPLIYGFLGETFRKKLRLFLQEKSRSAKLQRFASEKHIYAPVAPTCHCQHKTCDTSSPSTKSSSNRGKSLVM from the coding sequence ATGAAGCCTGATATGGACATAAACATGTTCACAGATCCCAGAGCTGGGGAGAACCTCACGGTGCCGCCGAACCTGCCCCAGCAGGCCTCGGAGAACATTGAGCATTACCTCATCAACCTCTTCCTGTCTGGGTTTTACACCCTGATTCTGTTTCCTGTCGGCCTGGTGGGGAACTTCCTGATCCTGGTGGTCAACCTGGCCCACTGGGGCCGGCTGTCGGCGCCAGACCTGTACTTCGCCAACCTGGCTGCGGCCGACCTGATCCTGGTGGCCGACTCGCTGATCGAGGTGTTCAACCTGAAGAAGGGCTACTATGACAACGCCGGCCTCTGCACCTTCATGAACCTCTTCCAGCAGGTCAACCTGTACAGCAGCGTCTTCTTCCTCACCTGGATGAGCATCGACCGCTTCCTGGCGCTGACCCGAATAGCCGCCGGCGGGTGCACCGCACACGCCTGCCGCAGCTGCTGCCTCATCTGGGCGTTCGCGGTGCTGCTCACCTTGCTGCCGTTCGCCGTCGCCCAGGTGCAGCACTACAGCGAACTCAACTTCTGCTTCGCCAACGTCAGCCAGGTGCAGTGGCTGGAGGTGACGCTGGGCTTCCTGCTGCCGCTCTGCATCCTGGCCGTGTGCTACTGGAGGATCGCGCAGGTGCTGCAGCGCAGCCAGAGGCAGCGGTGctacctgcagcagcagccccACCGGCAGCGAGCGCTGCGCATGATCGCCGCCGCCGTGCTGGTCTTCTTCATCTGCTGGCTGCCAGTGAACGTCTTCATCAGCGTTCACCTCCTGAGCGGCGCCGACGCAGTGGGCGCTAACACGGCGGGCGCTAACACGCTGTGGGAGCTTTACCCGCTGACGGGCCATGCCGTCCGGCTCGCAGCCTTCTCCAACAGCTGCCTCAACCCACTAATCTACGGCTTCCTGGGTGAAACGTTTCGGAAGAAGCTGAGGCTGTTTCTCCAGGAGAAAAGCCGCAGCGCCAAGCTGCAACGGTTCGCTTcggaaaaacacatttatgctCCAGTTGCACCGACATGTCACTGTCAGCATAAGACATGCGACACATCGAGTCCCTCCACTAAGTCCAGCTCTAACAGAGGCAAAAGCCTTGTGATGTAA
- the uqcc4 gene encoding ubiquinol-cytochrome c reductase complex assembly factor 4, whose amino-acid sequence MSPSAGRALSGFTSRILGRGMRIKNASASVGLRSLSLTSPAPARSKPSSDDEAVSSEPIKFSTSKASHRTWRVDQSLGSQHERPWWKVVPVSLAITAFLLWCVMRPETDVDTQLEKQLYERLPGLTSDQEEGGKE is encoded by the exons ATGTCTCCATCAGCAGGACGAGCTCTCAGTGGTTTCACCTCTAGGATCCTTGGCAGAGGAATGCGGATTAAAAACGCGTCGGCTTCCGTAGG TTTGAGGTCGCTATCGCTGACCTCCCCGGCGCCGGCCCGGTCCAAACCGTCGTCAGACGACGAAGCGGTTAGCAGCGAACCCATCAAGTTCTCCACCAGCAAGGCCAGCCACCGGACCTGGAGGGTGGACCAGTCCCTGGGCAGCCAGCACGAGCGGCCCTGGTGGAAGGTGGTGCCCGTCAGCCTGGCCATCACTGCCTTCCTGCTGTGGTGCGTCATGAGGCCGGAGACGGACGTCGACACTCAGCTGGAGAAGCAGCTGTACGAACGTTTACCCGGCCTGACGTCGGACCAGGAGGAGGGCGGGAAGGAGTGA
- the h3f3d gene encoding H3 histone, family 3D: MARTKQTARKSTGGKAPRKQLATKAARKSAPSTGGVKKPHRYRPGTVALREIRRYQKSTELLIRKLPFQRLVREIAQDFKTDLRFQSAAIGALQEASEAYLVGLFEDTNLCAIHAKRVTIMPKDIQLARRIRGERA; the protein is encoded by the exons ATGGCTCGTACCAAGCAGACCGCTCGTAAATCCACCGGAGGAAAAGCTCCCAGAAAGCAGCTGGCGACCAAAGCAGCCAGGAAGAGTGCGCCCTCTACCGGCGGTGTCAAGAAACCGCACAGATACAG GCCCGGTACCGTTGCTCTGCGTGAGATCCGTCGGTACCAGAAGTCCACTGAGCTTCTCATCAGGAAGCTGCCGTTCCAACGCCTCGTCAGGGAAATCGCTCAGGACTTCAAGACTGACCTGCGTTTCCAGAGCGCCGCTATCGGAGCACTGCAG GAGGCCAGCGAGGCTTACCTGGTCGGCCTGTTTGAAGACACCAACCTGTGCGCCATCCACGCCAAGAGAGTCACCATCATGCCCAAAGACATCCAGCTGGCCCGGCGAATCAGAGGCGAGCGCGCGTAG
- the c10h8orf33 gene encoding UPF0488 protein C8orf33 homolog, translated as MTEETLLFLDIRDSKISPASEAETSGSLWTSSDNSFRFNFATDNGTAAPLPPQEEAPAAASLSFSGQSSAFAFNFQIPPAEDMDTTEAAKPASLLGNQQKGPSRPQGGATACDVSDQTQTKKKKKKSGKKKSSDSETQQKPTEENQKEEELSPEEQLNRELNWCIEQLELGIKSQKGTPKQKEEASRALKTLRSSKAPLVKKRQLMRALTGDYRKKMEEEKNKQFQLIQSETASAQVKVVSDSPKKFVFHRRAEASTGPGASQAQQQQTETEPRGAATQEETPAFSFVPSQEEFHFNFF; from the exons ATGACCGAGGAAACGCTGCTGTTCTTAG ATATTCGAGACTCGAAGATCTCCCCGGCATCTGAAGCTGAGACCAGTGGGTCGCTCTGGACCTCCAGCGATAATTCCTTCAGATTTAACTTCGCCACGGACAACGGCACAGCCGCGCCGCTGCCGCCGCAGGAGGAAGCGCCTGCAGCCGCATCACTGTCCTTCTCAGGGCAGAGCTCAGCTTTTGCTTTCAACTTTCAAATCCCTCCTGCAGAAGACATGGACACGACAGAGGCTGCAAAACCCGCCTCATTGCTAGGCAACCAACAGAAAGGGCCTTCTCGTCCACAGGGGGGCGCCACTGCATGTGACGTGTCAGATCAGACccaaacaaagaagaagaagaagaaatctggGAAGAAGAAGTCATCTGACTCTGAGACTCAGCAGAAACCGACAGAAGAGaatcagaaagaggaagagctg AGCCCAGAAGAGCAGCTGAACAGGGAGCTGAACTGGTGCATCGAGCAGCTGGAGCTGGGAATAAAGTCCCAGAAGGGAACGCCAAAACAGA AGGAGGAGGCCTCCCGCGCCCTGAAGACGCTGCGCAGCTCCAAAGCTCCTCTGGTCAAGAAGCGGCAGCTGATGAGAGCCTTGACTGGGGATTACAGGAagaagatggaggaggagaagaacaaGCAGTTCCAGCTCATTCAGAGCG AAACTGCATCGGCTCAGGTCAAAGTGGTGTCGGATTCCCCGAAGAAGTTCGTTTTCCACCGCAGAGCTGAGGCAAGTACCGGTCCAGGAGCCTCACaggcccagcagcagcagaccgAAACCGAACCGCGCGGCGCTGCGACTCAGGAAGAGACGCCGGCCTTCAGCTTCGTTCCATCCCAGGAGGAATTTCACTTCAATTTCTTCTGA